A stretch of Trichocoleus sp. DNA encodes these proteins:
- a CDS encoding asparagine synthase-related protein has translation MTMQTGFEVTARSSEPAVFHYHCSTPTNSNQYPLITFAQDPTTQTAVILMGRLHSCPDFSRSHAVIPVSSFASDAALALACFQQQGTQGLAQIEGEFALVLFDLQQRKILALRDPLGSYPLYWCSCKDTVYISTNLRQLAQRIQAEINPGFLASFLTFPYACVELATEQTAFTNIHRVLPGKLLALQSTGQSTVLWSWDWIQQIPNLGTIQADEAGARFLQLFRQVIHDRIRAESFAAHLSGGRDSSSIVCVLDQLLAANNSTQNLHTLSLVYQMSSLASEKQYIQMVIDQSKSICPHFVNGDAALDFDWFTSYHIPEHDEPYAGLFHLAMERVLVNTAHQLGVTTILGGGGAELVTEGNRMYLADLMYQGHWLTMVQQAHKWAQAQNQSFSTVLFRFAIEPLLVVPLQTTLARLQNRCGQFPKLGLFDLPPWIRSEFAKNYALHDRIWATVCEMRQYPVEQSSTLLGLRSAVGNWASWYLGAPLGIRITHPFLDPRLVTFCLGLPRALREEPGIKKPVLHRTMQGILPEPIRTRRFQPSFNHVYWKGLSQNLALLEAMVQQSQINDLGIFDRSKLISAMRQQAAGVGDARSGNQINLALALIAWIDHLR, from the coding sequence ATGACAATGCAAACCGGATTTGAAGTGACTGCTCGATCGAGTGAACCCGCTGTTTTTCACTATCATTGCTCCACCCCAACAAATTCTAATCAATACCCCTTAATCACGTTTGCTCAAGATCCGACAACGCAAACAGCCGTGATTTTAATGGGACGGCTCCACTCGTGCCCTGATTTCAGCCGTTCTCACGCTGTAATACCAGTCTCAAGTTTTGCTTCAGATGCAGCCTTAGCATTGGCTTGTTTTCAACAGCAGGGTACCCAAGGCTTAGCGCAGATTGAAGGAGAATTTGCGCTAGTTCTGTTTGATTTACAACAACGGAAGATTCTAGCTCTGCGCGATCCATTGGGTAGTTATCCTCTGTATTGGTGTAGTTGTAAGGATACGGTTTACATTAGTACGAATTTAAGGCAACTTGCACAGCGAATTCAAGCCGAAATTAATCCAGGTTTTCTGGCATCATTTCTCACATTTCCATATGCTTGTGTAGAGTTGGCAACTGAGCAAACTGCTTTCACAAACATTCATCGTGTGCTTCCAGGGAAACTTCTAGCACTACAATCGACTGGACAATCAACTGTGTTGTGGTCTTGGGATTGGATACAGCAGATTCCGAACTTGGGGACAATCCAGGCTGATGAAGCAGGTGCTAGATTCCTACAACTCTTTCGTCAAGTAATTCACGATCGTATTCGAGCAGAATCTTTTGCTGCCCATCTTTCAGGCGGTCGAGATAGTTCATCGATTGTGTGTGTTTTAGATCAACTTTTAGCAGCAAACAATAGCACCCAGAATCTTCATACACTGTCACTAGTCTACCAAATGTCAAGTCTAGCAAGTGAGAAGCAGTACATTCAAATGGTGATCGACCAGAGTAAATCTATCTGTCCACATTTTGTCAATGGTGATGCAGCGTTGGATTTTGATTGGTTTACTAGCTACCATATTCCGGAACATGATGAACCTTATGCAGGGCTGTTTCATTTGGCGATGGAGAGGGTACTGGTCAATACCGCACATCAGCTAGGGGTGACAACTATTTTAGGTGGAGGTGGGGCTGAACTGGTGACAGAAGGTAATCGCATGTATTTAGCAGATTTGATGTATCAAGGTCACTGGTTAACAATGGTGCAACAGGCGCATAAATGGGCACAAGCTCAAAATCAAAGCTTTTCAACCGTATTATTTCGTTTTGCGATTGAACCCCTACTGGTGGTACCTCTACAAACAACCCTTGCCCGTTTACAAAATCGTTGTGGACAGTTTCCCAAATTAGGGCTGTTTGATCTTCCTCCTTGGATTCGGTCTGAATTCGCAAAAAACTATGCGCTACACGATAGAATTTGGGCAACGGTTTGCGAAATGCGTCAGTATCCAGTCGAGCAGTCTTCCACATTGCTTGGGTTGCGATCAGCGGTCGGGAACTGGGCATCTTGGTATCTGGGTGCACCTCTCGGTATTCGGATTACGCATCCTTTTTTAGATCCGCGTCTAGTTACGTTCTGTTTAGGCTTACCGAGAGCTTTGAGAGAGGAACCTGGCATTAAAAAACCTGTTTTACATCGGACGATGCAAGGCATTCTACCCGAACCTATCCGAACGAGACGGTTTCAGCCCAGCTTCAATCATGTTTATTGGAAAGGACTTTCGCAAAATTTAGCGTTATTAGAAGCAATGGTGCAGCAGTCTCAGATTAACGATCTGGGAATATTTGATAGATCGAAGCTAATTAGCGCAATGCGACAACAAGCGGCAGGTGTTGGTGACGCCAGAAGTGGCAATCAGATTAACCTAGCACTAGCGCTAATTGCTTGGATAGATCATTTAAGATAA